AACATgctttaacaaattcaaatattatatatgtgatAAAATTCGCATAGATTTCGTTCGCTTTAAGAGAGCAAtgagcatttttttatatcatctAACATATCATAAGTCTCAGTTCCGGTAGACATCCCTTAAATTTCATATGACGCCCATATAATCCTAGTCCAagaactatatttaaaaaaatgcacatACACAAACTTTTACCATTTTATCTGTCAATAGGTTGCTATgtgattttatataagtttaaaccAATAATCGATTacttaaattactattataatcTTACTAAGCATTTTTTACGCTCACtcttgtatttataaaaaattatgatattagATTTAGTTAAGACTAGTTTTTTATAGACTAACCTCGATTAATACTGCACACATCGAATAATAGGAAAATGTAATTCCGCGCATATAAATAGAATTcgttaaaaaacattaatttaaatgtttttttattaaaatacatgagACTcggaataatattaaattaatttatttgaacgAACACGAGTCATAAGGTGCGAAGGGAAAATAAATTAGGACATTCAAACGTAAATATACTTTGTACGAGAAATTCTAATTTATACACTTTGAAATATGACACTTCACTGGCAATGCTTTAAAGGAAAAGCTCATATGTCGTAAGGAGTATATTTCTATCTTCATAACTCAATTTATAACAGAACTTTTGACGTTTCTAAAGGGCTTggaaattgataaatattaataaaatcatatgtttattaacactttgtgGCACACAAATATAGAATACAATGATATAATTAAACGAAAACTGGCGGCCTTGTAGCTTTCGAGCGATcacttccaggcaaccactttATTCTTCTGTAAAATTCCGCCTTAATTTTGTGCAGCCGTTGCAGCGCATGAAACTTATCAAATTATGTTACGTGCGTTGAGTTTGCTCATGAGACACATTTTCAAAAGTCTTAAGTGTTGTAAAGAGGTTTAAAAAgttccataacaaacttataCTTACTTGTAATGACATATCttgttatattacatttttatatagacaaaatttcataataattttataataattattttacataattttaaaattatgtcaaataattataagtttataataatatatagcttcaatccggtaaaaaagtgttttctttaaggttaactataatatattcacaaaaaaatagtaatacaaCGGggcttaaataaatagttatttataaacggTCGGTGATTTTGAAGTGGCAGGAGTTAAGGTTGCTATCACTGGTGATTTCttcttttcattaaaatacgCCATTGTtcgttttatattcaaaaacttCAGTTCCTTTccataaactttaatattataaactattgactcaataaaaaatatttcaagataaaAGTCCACTTGTAAAAAGCTCATGCCGTAGCATATTGCTCGTTCGGAGGTACACCAGCGGCGGAGAAATATTTTGGGCATTTCTTTCCTCTTTGGAGTGCGGTTTCGTACGTAGAACACGACGCACGAATAGTCAACGTTTGCGAATACTGTAAACTGAAAATACGAGTAAAGAACAAAATAATGCATCAAAGTTAGTAAAGGTAGCGtgaattttagtaatataaagATGACATCCAAAATTGGGATGTATTATTCTATGACGAAGTAACGAAATAGTAAAATTAGGCAATGAACACGTGGCAACCAAAACCTCGTCCTGATTATATACTTACTGTATTCGTATAAAATCGATAAGAAGTTGAGTGAAAAACGTTATTATAATGTCAAGTTTTCCGCCGCTTAGCTATCTTGCATCTCACTTTAAAAAACAGATTTggtttttaggtttaaaaacCAATTTGATACACGAACAACTACTTACGTTATAACTAACTCTGTTTTGTTGTCTGGGAATATATTGATCTATTGATGTTTTATCAGTAAACAATACAGCCTTAGTTTCTTCTGGATCACATGGTCCGAATCTTTGTACACTTGACACACCTGGAAAATTTCTacagataacaaaaaaaaaatcttcttgtTCTAGCCAACGCTAAAACATGCTTGCCAGATTTACTGTATATTATAGCTTATTTTCTGTGGTATATATCGagcgtattaaaaaaatatttttattttcatcttgttattaaaattatatagtatgCTTGTCTAAATCTATTGACATATATTTAACCTCACTAAAGAATAGTAAtcttcaaatttaatatttcctcATTACTCTAACTTTGTGAAAAAATAAAGtgatgaaatatattatatcaattcaacatttttaaactGAATGTGGGTTTAGTATGTTTACAACAAATGCTGCTTATTTAAACTGTATAAGAATTGGcaactatatgaataaattaaaaaaattaaacttacttcgtcttaatacaatattgttatCATCTATTTTGGTGACAGCTGGTCTCCCGATTCTTAAGATACTGTTCCTTACCCATAAATGATACACTGTGTAGTCAATAAATCTTGATGGTGCCGTACAACCTGGTCCCATTACTCCGATACCCacctaaataatatacatatagtcaaaagtaaaatagaaagagacaaaattAATACATGAATGTGAGAAATCAGctgattattttgtttgatttccaaattataaaacaaatattaatatttttaacaatgcCGCTCGCTCGAAGGCATGACACGCCGCTAGTatgtgggtaacactgaaaatggtGCCCAAGGCAAGTTAGAAACAGTGCTAATGAAgtctttttgaatttcaattttagaactccttagtaacctaatgtagtagaTTTCATTcgtttgttgtttgtttttgtgaattggcggcaaatctaaaactcttgttacgcgagaaaattttcggtcaatgatttattatgactttcgttgtgggcttattCAAccacaaagctatgatagtctgtgattagcatttcttaatgaaggtccatctcgtgccactatttacaattggttaaccagtttaagcgtggacgtagcaatcccaatgatgatccgcgtagGATGAAAACTGGATATGTTGCTACGAACCCGTAActaaaagacaatcagctcagtggtgGTTCCTTccgaggatcggccaactaagataaaagaaaggaagaaggaAAACAGATGATTGTCTAATtttttggtcggaaaggtcatttcgcgacagttcTGTTGATGTGTgtgaagatggaaggacagttactgaaGACTGGTATATCAATCGCTGTTTACCTGTTGACTTggaaaaaattcgacagcagtgccctcgaagcaggatctCCTTCATCACGATAATGCTTCAGAacactccgcaaaacggattgttgaatatttgactatggcagttGTCGATCATCCGCCATATAGTCATGACCAGacgccctgcgactttcatttattaccaagaactaaagatgaaattcgaggtattcgctttatgAGCCATGAAGATGcagtgaaagcgtacgaaaatgccatagaagagacctctaaggaagaatgggtacactgcttttctcagtagttccatcgaatgcgacgatatgtagagaggaacggagattacttcgaaaggtactggcaactttctacattaaactgtttttcattttctaaacattttcagtgttacctaggtatgaTATAAACGAAAcagattaacaaatattttactgtaaAAATCTAACCAAACTCCATTGGCCGTTTTGTCGAACAGTCAATATAGTGCCACTATGCCATATGCAGTCTTTACCGGACATCGCTCTAGCGCAAAGAACGTGACTTGGCCACATGCTGTCTATGTCTAACTGAAAggacataaattaaaatcgtaatttataacttcttaatttaaaacacaattcgataaaaaaaatacgcttGTACTCGAAACCAGCTTTGGTTTTAAATACCAACAATAACTAACTGATTCGATTTAATGACAAGTCGTACATAGAACACAATTGAAAAATTTGATTGGTATAAACCTTATTTTAGGTATTTACCTCTGATTTAGTATAAAACTCCTGACATACTTCCGGTTTCACGTACGCCATATTATACACCATTATTCTCGACTTATGGCaatctaaaacaaaacttcggcactattattattattatttcttaatcaCTTATTtcggatattttttttatttgtagtcCGTATTTTTCTATGGCATAGATAAGTTACAAATACTTGAAAATGACAcggataatttataaaaaaaatacgagaAATCTGTAAACTAGCTGTAGTTGAATTTACATTCAACTacataatatatcaaattatttattaacacttcgttacactacatcgagctatctcttccaggcaaatATTGAGtaactaaaaagataaataacaatgtattaaattacataagataggcaagtagtgcaaaaatacatattatacacagttattaagacaaaactaaacaggaacaaaacaaacaaactaaactaaaaagattatacattaaaaatagaaagaaaaagtaaaaagtaaaaagacacataaatcacgataatttaagataagtctcacgtaagttagtagttagtaagaaagttataCGAaaggatacgatgtggacaggtaatgtttggaCAGAAGAAATtgaaaggaagatagagaaggagctaagcgaatagggacgggaagtgaattccatagcctaactgcagagaccttaaaggaatcgccaaatAATGAAATGATGTAGTTCAATGTAAGGGTTATATCTTTATCTAaacgtatatttaatttacatacttttatttCATGGAAAAACTATATTTGTATCTGTATATTAAATCCAAAactaattacaaaaatgtatcattataatacaaattacattCAGCGCTTATGCTCTATAAAACATTTCCccctaaataataaattagagcAGCACAAATAGAGCTTCATTcaaaatgatatattatatgattaaaaGCGCAGTATGAACAAAATTAGGTGCGAAATTACCATTTGAGAGTGTCATGGCGTAGAACTGTGCATTATTTAACGCGACCGGCGGTGTGCATATTGGTCGAAATCCTGTGAATTAAACGTATAATTTGCATTAAATAGCATTACGTACATTAATTTGTTGGCTTTACACTCTATTTCAGcgattttaatgttattcgATGAGTTGCGATGTTTGTTGAAGAAAGCGGAAGTGAACGGGTATCctaatattaaagatattctGTTATTAGAAACAGcgctttatattaaattgaatatttaaaatatacaaaggaATATAAATCttgaaagaaaaatacatgAAATTTCTCTTgtataataagaaattataggattataagaaaaatatatttcaattttggGTTATTAATTCACTGAACCGTAATGACTTCTCTTCATgtatgcaaaaataaaataacgttgatacaaaatattatttgaacattAATTAGTGAAAGAGAAATTCTTTtgctatagaaaaaaatctttattacacataataaaaagggGGTCTAATTAAACGAGAAAGAGCACTAGCACTATATATAGGTTTGCGTTGTGTATGATGTGGTTTTGTTTGTTTCCAAAAAACGGCATATTGCCTATAAGTATAGTTGTCTAATCATTAGAGGCTTTGTTCCATTGTACAGTTTTGAAGTTAGTTATTGCAAGAATAGCGCGATGGGCACGTTAAATTTTCAGCATTGAAGGCGACGCCGCTTCGCCCCATACCGAAATGCAGTAAGATAATAACTGCTGGCATAATGCATAATACACTATAATGATTGTATGTGAATTGTATATAAGGCGtttgaatacatttataagTTTGAAACTCAAAAATAGAGGGCCCAAAAAAGGCTGTATAGAAAGATGATAAGTTTCTTTAACAGAAGTATTTACCTACTCATGAAAGATATGCTAGCTTAGTGGCTACGTGTGTGATGTGCGCAAATGCTTGCTTAAATCTTATGAATCAAGTATTGTACcctacaattttaaaacacagGCACAAAACATCTTATTGTTTACAAATAAAGATGATATTTGAAGACATAGAAAATAAGGATATTCAAATCATTATCTGGTAACATTATTTACCTGCCAATCTACGATTAAAGGCCAATTGTATGATGGTTGGTGCACTGAAGGTAGACTTAGCATAGTCTGgatgaaacgaataattgaTTACCCGAAATGCTGGACCGCTGCAGTTTGTACCCAGTATGACTCTTGAGCGCGATCTGTGAACAGTATTTCAAAATGTGACGAATGCATTTTACAAGTTAAGATATTTTGTCGACCTTATTTGGAGTTGATCTAAAAAAAGAATGGCTGAAAATTAAATGCGTGTGCTCTAAGAGGTGGTATATTTCCAACTGACTACAAAACTTACATTTTTCGCGCTTATATCTTAAGTCTGCCGCCACAGTCTATTAACTTCTTTTTATTCAGTTTGTTAACTCATAACTCATGGACACTTTATAATAGAACTCCGTTTTATTGATTGAATAGTCGTAACTGAAGATAGCCATGTTTAAATGTGGGTAAATAATTTCGGAAAAATCTTagtaaaatttgtttcaaaaataaaaattaatgatttgtCTAAAGTATTGTAGTTATaggaacattattttaaaatgatcaaATACATGTGTACAAAGACAATAGAGTGTGTGTCACCTGAAATCGATCTTAGGCACTTTGTCTATGTCCATCGCGGGTCCGACAGCCATTTGTTTTGACACCAACACCACTGCTATCGATAGTAATTTATCACCTGTAAATACGTAACTAGCATAATATGATATGTTCAAAAGGAATTCTTATTTGcgattttgttaatttctcattgttttcttcaaatttattcaagcgcaataatataattattgaccTTATTTCATCTCGTCACACAAAATcgcaaaataacatttttgataATTCTGCAGCAGTAAGTGACTCTTCCAGCGTGTACTCCGCAGCATCCGAAGATCCAGAGTTCAGTTATTAAAGAGACAAAGAAAAACATCATAgtgaaaagtttttaaatcattacaatatcatatttttatgtattttcacACCTCCCTCTTTtcaatgaaaacaaaatataagcaaatataataaatacctcGAGGATAAACCAGTGTTCCCAGCCAGGGATAGGTTTCGATTATACCAAAGCCTTCGTAAACTACAGATATTGGTGAATTGTCCTTTCCGCACTGTGCTCGCAGTCTAGCAGTTGATATGTTGAATTTTGGGACTGTCAATGAAAGTTTATTGCCtcgtacatacatacataatatataaaccgagcgtttttcaaggcagttTGCAGCACCACTATGTCgaatcagctgcccactgaagtatacGATTTTAAGCCAATTCAATGTAGATTCCTTAAggaaactaaattttaaaaggccgtcaaaacactcgcgagccttttGACATTGGGAGTATACCTGCGCGGCGATATCACAgtcgtaaaaaatataaacaaaatagaaGAAGAAATGTGTCTGTATCATCGATTTACGTATGTAGGTCTAATTCCTGCATAGAAAATATCTATGGCCATGAACCAAAAACCATGGAACATATAGAACACACTTAATCGTATTGATTATATGAttccattattataaaacttacgGATTCTGaagttaataaatgttaaatatcttaatttacCTCCCGAAACAGTTTCCATTATAGCCGAAAGGATTATTAATGCTATCATTACTGTTTCAGTATTGCAAttcgtttttattaagaattacaCTCATTCACGGTTATGATAATGAATAAAGAATGTATTACTGTTATTGtttcaaagtaaatatttatgaatgagTGTAAAACAAATGAGTTCTCTGCTTTGCCTGCGGAATTAcccgttttaaaaatataaaagtacacAAGTTCAGATCGAgcactaaattaatttaaatgcaaGTAAATACGCAGGAAACGGTTTTGTCAAGTATCTTATGGTCTCTTAAGTAAAAAGTAAACTATTAAAGAATGCTACTTAAATCAGGTCGTTATATTTTCATCTTCATTTTGTTTGGACTAGTACAGGCAGCTGAGTTTCGTCATCCGACGTCATcggaatacgaaattccatccTAATCATTTGAACgtctgtcgttccacaactgagcgttatttAAGACAGTATGTGCAACCCACTCAAGTATTTACGAACCAATTAGACTTTGGATCCTTTACGAAAAGAATGTAGTAATTCCTTAAAGTCAGCAACgggagccctctggtattggTGTCTGTAAAGTTAGCAGAGCACTTACCAGCAGAGCACAAAAAATTAGAGTTCTGGCAGCAAACATAATAGTTCTAGAGTTCCTGATAGTTTTTAGAAAGAGTTCTGCACATTTAAGtccagaaaatatattttttttaaatcgtgaAATGCTCTGCCAGCTTACCGGGCACAGCAAAGCATTTCTTATAGATTTCGATAAAAAAAGGTCTTATTAAAACAaccaatttaattgtaatagttcctaatcatttaaatacaaaaataaaaaggtttgattattaaaaaaaaataaagaagagtgagagaaaacgaaataattagcatttttcaaacttttcactaaattaaaaaaaaagcatgTTGTCTAGACATGAAAACTCCGCGGTTTCTATTAAATCCAATAAATTTCTAGGCAAAACATTTAAAGTctaggccagaactcttcgctTTCTCTCAGCAGAGCATACCTGTATGACGAAAATTGGCAATTCATCTATCAGGCTTTCATTGTTTTGCCTAGAAATCTATTAGATCTAATAGAAACCGTGGAGTTCTCAAGTCTAGACccaaaagtgatttttttttaatttttctaaaattagtgataaaattgccaGTTTTCGTCATAGAGATATGCTCTGCTGAGAGAAagcgaagagttctggcctaggCTTTCATTGTTTTGCCTAGAAATCTATTAGATCTAATAGAAACCGTGGAGTTCTGAAGTCTAGAcccaaaagtgtttttttttaatttttctaaaattagtgataaaattgccaGTTTTCTTCATAGAGATATGCTATGCTGAAAGAAAGGgaagagttctggcctaggCTTTCATTGTTTTGCCTAGAAATCTATTGGATCTAATTGAAACCGCAGAGTTCCCGTGTCAAGACCCaaacgagtttttttttaatttttctaaaattagtgataaaattgccaattttcgTCATAGAGGTATGCTATGCTGAGAGAAAGGGAAGAGTTTTGGCCTAGACTTTCATAGTTTTGCCTAGAAATCTATTGGATCTAATGGAAACCGCAGAGTTCCCTTGTCAAGACCCAaacgagttttttttaatttttctaaaattagtgataaaattgccaGTTTTCGTCATAGAGGTATGCTATGCTGAGAGAAAGGgaagagttctggcctaggCTTTCATTGTTTTGCCTAGAAATCTATTGGATCTAATTGAAACCGCAGAGCTCCCGTGTCAAGACCCaaacgagtttttttttaatttttctaaaattagtgataaaattgccaGTTTTCGTCATAGAGATATGCTATGCTGAGAGAAAGGGAAGAGTTCTAGCCTAGGCTTTCATTGTTTTGCCTAGAAATCTATTGGATCTAATTGAAACCGCAGAGTTCCCGTGTCAAGACCCAaacgagttttttttaatttttctaaaatagtgataaaattgccaGTTTTCGTCATAGAGATATGCTCTGCTGAGAGAAagcgaagagttctggcctaggCTTTCATTGTTTTGCCTAGAAATCTATTAGATCTAATAGAAACCGTGGAGTTCTCAAGTCTAGAcccaaaagtgtttttttttttaatttttctaaaattagtgataaaattgacAATTTTCGTCATAGAGGTATGCTATGCTGAGAGAAAGGGAAGAGTTCTGGCTAgactttcattgttttgccTAGAAATCTATTGGATCTAATTGAAACCGCAGAGTTCCGGTGTCAAGAACCaaacgagtttttttttaatttttctaaaattagtgataaaattgccaGTTTTCGTCATAGAGGTATGCTATGCTGAGAGAAAGGgaagagttctggcctaggCTTTCGTTGTTTTGCCTAGAAATCTATTGGATCTAATTGAAACCGCAGAGTTCCCGTGTCAAGACCCaaacgagtttttttttaatttttctaaaattagtgataaaattgccaGTTTTCGTCATAGAGATATGCTCTGCTGAGAGAAagcgaagagttctggcctaggCTTTCATTGTTTTGCCTAGAAATCTATTAGATCTAATAGAAACCGTGGAGCTCTCAAGTCTAGAcccaaaagtgttttttttttaatttttctaaaattagtgataaaattgccaattttcgTCATAGAGATATGCTCTGCTGAGAGAAagcgaagagttctggcctaggCTTTCATTGTTTTGCCTAGAAATCTATTAGATCTAATAGAAACCGTGGAGTTCTCAAGTCTAGACccaaaagtgattttttttaatttttctaaaattagtgataaaattgccaGTTTTCGTCATAGAGATATGCTCTGCTGAGAGAAagcgaagagttctggcctaggCTTTCATTGTTTTGCCTAGAAATCTATTAGATCTAATAGAAACCGTGGAGCTCTCAAGTCTAGAcccaaaagtgttttttttttaatttttctaaaattagtgataaaattgccaattttcgTCATAGAGATATGCTCTGCTGAGAGAAagcgaagagttctggcctaggCTTTCATTGTTTTGCCTAGAAATCTATTAGATCTAATAGAAACCGTGGAGTTCTCAAGTCTAGACccaaaagtgatttttttt
This portion of the Pieris brassicae chromosome 6, ilPieBrab1.1, whole genome shotgun sequence genome encodes:
- the LOC123710613 gene encoding uncharacterized protein LOC123710613, producing MAYVKPEVCQEFYTKSELDIDSMWPSHVLCARAMSGKDCIWHSGTILTVRQNGQWSLVGIGVMGPGCTAPSRFIDYTVYHLWVRNSILRIGRPAVTKIDDNNIVLRRSVSSVQRFGPCDPEETKAVLFTDKTSIDQYIPRQQNRVSYNFTVFANVDYSCVVFYVRNRTPKRKEMPKIFLRRWCTSERAICYGMSFLQVDFYLEIFFIE